A stretch of the Candidatus Saccharimonadales bacterium genome encodes the following:
- a CDS encoding PQQ-dependent sugar dehydrogenase → MRKRIHIPALLILVLLFAAYVAYDRIIAPTNSSLPTSQLSNQDRNSISTVIGNLDTPWSITSLPSDRLMISERSGIIRIIGNDNRQFQIADVVERGEGGLLGVALDPRFADNAYVYVYKTTGDSNIVERYRLAKDQLVEQTNVLIDIPAAANHNGGAISFGPDGKLYITTGDAQVENLAQDRLSLAGKILRINADGSVPSDNPFGNEVWSYGHRNPQGIAWDDEDRLWSTEHGPSGLQTGHDELNLIQKGGNYGWPVVRGAETRSGMIAPVAESGADDTWAPAGLVHADGKLYFTGLRSQTLYQARIDGEKVALSRHLVEEYGRLRAITTHDNSLLISTSNKDGRGSPKQSDDKILRVPLSLL, encoded by the coding sequence ATGAGAAAGCGTATACACATCCCAGCCCTGCTTATACTAGTACTGCTTTTTGCTGCGTATGTTGCATATGATCGTATCATCGCCCCGACGAACTCTTCTTTACCAACTAGTCAGCTGAGCAACCAAGACCGCAACAGCATTTCTACTGTCATAGGTAATCTCGACACACCCTGGTCCATTACTAGTCTGCCGTCCGACCGCCTGATGATATCCGAACGTAGCGGCATTATTCGAATCATCGGAAATGATAACCGACAATTCCAAATTGCCGACGTTGTCGAGCGTGGCGAAGGTGGTCTACTCGGGGTTGCCCTCGATCCACGTTTCGCAGACAACGCTTACGTGTATGTCTACAAAACAACGGGTGACAGCAATATTGTTGAGCGCTATCGGCTCGCGAAAGATCAGCTCGTGGAGCAAACCAACGTACTTATAGATATTCCAGCCGCCGCAAACCACAATGGTGGCGCAATCAGCTTTGGTCCTGATGGCAAACTGTATATTACGACCGGGGATGCGCAAGTTGAAAACCTGGCTCAAGACCGCCTTAGTCTGGCTGGCAAAATCCTTCGGATCAATGCCGACGGCAGCGTACCCTCAGATAATCCGTTTGGCAACGAAGTATGGAGCTATGGCCACCGCAATCCGCAGGGTATAGCTTGGGATGATGAGGATCGGTTATGGTCCACGGAGCACGGACCGTCCGGTTTGCAAACCGGACACGACGAGCTGAACCTTATACAGAAGGGTGGTAACTATGGCTGGCCTGTCGTTCGCGGCGCTGAGACACGGAGCGGCATGATAGCACCAGTTGCAGAATCGGGCGCCGATGACACCTGGGCGCCAGCCGGCTTGGTCCACGCAGATGGCAAGCTCTATTTCACTGGCCTGCGCAGTCAAACGCTCTACCAAGCCCGTATTGATGGCGAAAAAGTTGCGCTTTCCCGGCATCTCGTCGAAGAATATGGCCGTCTCCGCGCCATCACCACTCACGATAACAGCCTGCTTATCAGTACGAGCAACAAGGACGGGCGTGGCAGCCCCAAACAAAGTGACGACAAGATCCTCCGCGTGCCATTAAGCCTTCTGTGA
- a CDS encoding DUF1801 domain-containing protein: MQEDIQMYHNKQTSEDERICQQLYEIISKNLPQATAKVWHAHPVWFIDGNPIVGYSKLKGDVRMMFWSGQSFDEPGLISTGSFKAAEIRYTDAKQIEHADLKRYLHKAVQIQWDYKHIMKNRGLLKLR, encoded by the coding sequence ATGCAAGAAGACATTCAGATGTATCATAATAAGCAAACATCCGAAGACGAGCGTATATGTCAGCAGCTCTACGAGATTATCAGCAAAAACCTGCCGCAGGCGACCGCGAAAGTCTGGCATGCACATCCCGTATGGTTCATTGACGGTAATCCAATTGTCGGGTACAGCAAACTGAAGGGTGATGTGCGAATGATGTTCTGGAGCGGACAATCTTTTGACGAACCCGGTCTGATAAGTACCGGCAGTTTCAAGGCCGCGGAAATCCGGTATACTGATGCAAAGCAGATTGAGCATGCTGATTTGAAACGATATCTACACAAGGCTGTACAGATTCAGTGGGACTACAAACATATCATGAAGAATCGTGGGCTGCTGAAATTGCGTTAG